Part of the Juglans regia cultivar Chandler chromosome 14, Walnut 2.0, whole genome shotgun sequence genome, taaaAGTTTGATAGTGGTATTTGGAATATTGAGGGAAAGAGATGGAAAGTGCAATCATCACTCGCACAATGTGGTCCGAATTGCGCAATCCAACGTTGGAAAGGTATTACAAGTATACCCAGCATTtctatatactttataataCCCATgattaggggtgtcaatatgtgatacgacccattaacccaatacgaacacgacacgataaaagcgggtaaAGGTTTACCTTTAACAGATTcgggtcaaaacaggttgacccgttaagacacgatagcttaacgggttgataacgggtcaatccGTTATGACcccattaagaaaattaaaattacaattatacccttatacctaaaaaataaaaatgttggattttaatttcgatatttttattgtttagattgttattttggacttgtagttaattttatatttttttatagatattgtaattttaacatttatataaaattatgctaaacttatctagattaaagaggttaattttgggtttgtttcaatccatttacataaatagatcaaaacgggttgacacgacacgacccgttatgttattgggtcgtgttagggtttgagattttgacacgataagcttaacggatcgggttagggttgacctatataatataatatacatgtcttgacacgatacgaacacgacctgttaacacgatttgacacccctacccATGATGAGCCTTCTCAAAGCATCATTACCTTGAGTCAACAGGCTCTAGTGTTCGGTGCATGGATCCAACAGATCATATACATTTTCCGACATGATCATAATAAGGAGAAACAACAATAACTTTGCAAAATGGGTGCAtgatttagtttaaaattaatttttttcatcatccaATTACGTTACTATGTTACGATTGTACAAATTCCACAATAAATCTTTTAATAGGAAAATTCAAACACCCTAAGAAACTTGCATAATcccatttaattatatataagtattaattttatCGCTGACTCAACGGTACTTATACTCATTTATTAATACTTACtgagttaaaaaattaaaaggaatttAGTGATGGGCacacaaataatataaattaagtagTTATGCTTACCTTTTCAAACCGGATGATAAGTTATTAAAcctaatatataaaaacaaacagtactaattaaagagaataaaaaaagtgacaaccaaaatatatatatatcattcaaaACCCACGTTCTTCTACTTTGGTGACGTAGGTTTTGCTTGTACGACATGTTTATGGTCAAGTGAACATGATAGGTGGTCCAGTCCAGCAATAAGTAGCCATTTTGATTGCTTTCCCATCCTGCAAATGGAGCACTACTCTTGTCTAAGAAAGGACATTGATGATCAATTTACAGAACATCAACTTGGATTTACAGGCAGGTAAAGTTGCCCGTGTACAGTTTGAAGATGCtttgtttaaaaatgaaaaatgatatttcttttttaaagagtgaataaatataaaatttaaaaaaaataaatgacgtttattcaataattatatttaacattagtCCAGATATTACTTAAATGTacgtcattttataaatttattcgttttagaatttctttattgctgtaaaaagatgttttgagatacttccaaaacaaattttattataaaaatatttaggtaaattaatatttttacaacATGTAACAATTGTCGGTCAACTTACCATCAAAACTAGTGCATGGGATCCTCACGATTCATTAATCACAGATCTCATCAGAGGTAGCAATCTTGAGTGCTTGTTCAAGGTGGTGGGCAGTGTCCGGTGGGTGTGCCTCCAATCTGGGTCTTTCCGGCAAAATCCACCGTCCTTCGCCATTCCTGACCATGCCTTTGTTCTCATCCTGCCTCCAATATGGAGGCACCCCATATTCAGTCCTCAAAAAATCACAGCACTTGTTGACTAGGGCTATATCCCTCTTCGTCGCCAACCGAAACTCCTGTCCCTTCCCATGGTAGCCGTCGACCAAGTGTAAATGAACCTCCAAATTATGCGCACAACCAAGATCATTATTCGTCTTCAGATAAGGGCTCTGAGTGTGATCCAATGCAAGTTCCACTCCAACATGAGCATAACTCCATGGAAATGACATAGCATCCTCTACATACTTCTGGAACTGGAATTTCTCGTTTGCAATTATCCCAGGTACAGTTGGCACCTTGTCGTGCACATTTGTCACTCTCAGTACCTTAACTCCGAGCTCATCGCATCTTTCCTTGAACTTGAGGTTGCCCACTCGAGGACCCGAAAAAGAGTAAACCGTGATGGGAATCTTGGTCGCAAAACCAGTACCATCACGTACAATATTTAGCTTCATCTCGGCTATGTCATAAGCACTTAAGATAGCCAAAGCAGCTCCAAGACTATGCCCCGTCACTGTAATGCTTATTTCTTCTCCTCTGTAGTAGTCCAGAAGCCTCTTGATTTCGGCTAGTACTTGTTCACGAGCTGAGAATGAGCAATACTTGCAGTTCTCCTCTTTCTTGGTGTACAAGTCGTAGAAGCCCGACTCTATCTTGATCGATGGGTCTCCACGAAAGTTCGCCGGGTGGAGAATATCTTTGAGATCACATACCCATTCGAGGAACGTCACTGTGCCTCTCCAGGCAATGACAATTTCGCGCCGCCCCAGCCGTTTGATCTCTTCCTCGTCGGTGGTAACCGCCACATATCCCATCCAGTTTGCATGGGTGCTCCAAACGCTGCTCATCTtggatttttggaagaaattggGGAGGTTGATGTTTGAAGTTGCGTATAAATACCGGCTGATTTTGTAGCCTTTGTCTGCCATGTCGAGCTTTTCGAAGAAATTGGCTCCTCGGTATTTGCATGTGCCACAGTACTTGGAGTGAGGATCAAAGTCGAAGGAATCGTAGCAAGCTTGTGCGAATTCTCCATACCGGATGATTTCTTGTCGGAGGTGTGAATTCATGGGGTCCAGAAGGCCTTCCCAGTCATTGTTGCCCTGAATTTCCTTCCAAATTTCACAAAGGGGCCGGTCCTGTTCCTCGAAAACTAGGGTCGAAGGTTCATCCAACTCTAGGATTAAACTCGAGACTGTCGAGCATTTTGTGCCTATGGCTGGCTTATAATTTGGTGAAAACGGTTTCTCTGGAAGGCCGAGATTTTGGGTTTTTATGAGGTTGTGTCTTGGCAGGAGCCCTGGAGAACGAGGTCGGAGAGTTGAGATGGACTGGTTGAGTGGTGTTAGCAAAGACGCCATGAAAGGTTTCTCACTGAATTTCTCTTATCTTTGTATAGGGAGGACTATGTTCTtccccgagagagagaggaaaagggGTTTCTCACTGAATTTCTCTTAATGGTTAAAATGATCGAATTTGAAGTGTGTGCGGGTGTGTAATGGAGTGGGTCCTGGGATAGAGAATTGGTGCAAGTGGAAGTGGAACTGGAAAGTGCGTGCTCATAAAAACCACTCTGCGCATGTAGCGACGAGCAATAAATGAGGGAACTCAATGCAGTGATATGATATTTGTGGAAAGAGTGGGGCTACCATGCCGGCCAACTCTTACTTACTGCTGCtgtacccattttttttttttttccatattttcttaatatatttaaatatttttaaaaaattaaaaaaatatcaatatacttaaaattacttcttttaatcactaaataaataaaaaaaattgaccaacaGTCAAATAGAGCAATTAACTTGGGGCGGCAAAGTAGactttttcttagaaaaaaagtAGACTATTATGTTGTTCCACTCTTATTGGGCGTACTGtccagtaatttttttttttcacattttttaatatatttaaatatttttaaaaaaatatcaatatatttaaaatcattttcttaataactaaataaataaataaataaataattaaacaacgGTCAAATAGAGCGATCAACTTGGGACAGCAAAGTAGACTCTCTTGAGAAAAGAGTGGGGCTATTATGCCATCCCATTCTTATCGCTGGCCGTATCACCcagtgattttttatatatatatatttttaataaatttaaatatttttaaaaaataaaaaaaaccaatacatgtaaaattactaaataataaaaaaaaattgatgcaaACGTTGAAACGGAAAGGTGTAGTGATGCCGGCGAGGTGTTTGAAGAGAAATGTTTTCGGTCTTGGATTCGAGACCGAAAAGGTGTCccgaataattttttattttttttatttagtgattaagaaaatatttttttaatgatgttataaatttttttattttttttaaaatatttataatgattaaaaaatacataaataaaataaaataaaatatattatttagcagCCTAATTCAAGCCACTTTTTCGGTGGCTATAGCAGAACTCAAAGAATAATGAGTCTTATCTTCTATTActtttctattattctttttaatttttaatttttaattttttttatttaatagttaaaaaaagtgactattattaaaattgtatatttttttaatttttttaattattaaagatattaaaaaaatatttaaaaaaaatacattaaaaataataaattagggATAAAAGAATTGTAAGTTTATATTACCCGGAAAGAAATTCCTCATCGAGTAATATTTCATTATAGagtatatttcaaattttcatcgaTAGAATATAGTGACTATTTCAGTCCTATTTATACGAAAAGGGTAAAGAGAAAAGCTGTATTACAGACTTGGGATTCTGGGAACCACgtgaatatttttgttattggaGAATCATTCCAGAGGCTTCTAGTTGTAGGTGCGTGGGCTTGTCCTCCATAGTTTGTTCGGCATGGTGTCCATCCTGTCCAGCAGCATCCATTGCCTTATCTGGGAGTGAGTAGTGCTGTGCAAAtaaatacgatatttatataaaataaaattaattttataataataaattttatttttattttaaaacgattgtatgatatttacatagcTATACTATTATACGTAAcattactttataaaataacagtacgataaaaatgttaattttaaagatCACGGAAGCTACATTAATATgttataaattcattttcagatttataaATAGGACATTAATTCCTTAGAGTAGCAATTAGCAAAGATATTAAAGAGGGCATGCATAATTATGCTTCTAATTTGAAAATTCAAGAGCACataatcatgcatgcattattgtaaagagaaatattttaatcacaaatagaatatataaaaataattttacaaattaatatgtcTTCAGATTcgttagattaaaaaattatttttattataaagtatatctaatagatcatataaaatcatatcaatttataaaattatttttatataattcttttttatgaCTATAACCTTCCTCTATTACAAAACACattcctcaaaaaaaaaaaaaaaaaatgaaaaaggaagtCAAGAGTTTATTTAGATGGTTGATATCGACAACCGACTTTATAAAGGATATTTAAAGGAGGTAGGTTTATTGTTGCATCTTATCCACGTGCATTTGAAAGTGCGGCTATCCCGGCCTCATGATTTATTGGGTTCCTCTAAGCTTTATAAAGTAGGTTAGAGCATCTTTGTTAACTTGATCAAATAAAAAgtataatcaaaatttaaataatatatatgctaaaaaaattttacattgGATTGaacatatctaaaataatttagattttggCTAAAGATAGAAGATTAATGTTGATttatcaaacattaaaatactaatttttcactctaattaaaaatactatttggtttgtaattaagaaatttagatgagtttaatcaaatattttttattattagtattaaatgacttttgaaaatatggttttttaatattaatttaattagaatataattattattaatatttaattagtagaactacaaaatgtaataaaaataaatttaaaaaattattaaattaataatattttattattatatagagaataaatagataatttaatatagaaattgaatttaaatagaagagataaatataaagaaatatgatattgattaaattttaaaaataaatttgattaaaTCAATGAGGATGCTATGGGTAATGTTAAACCTTGCTAATCAATGAGTCGATGGTTATCGCTTTATCAGTTTGTGCCATTTTGTATCCACCAATACTTAACAAATCCCGACCTTTTTACCTTTCGGTTTGAGCCATCGGCGCGCTTCCTTCAACCAGCCTTTTATgcaagagctttgctacacaacctccaccacactccacactccacacttttttaaattttttaaatttttaatattttttttaaatttttttttgagtttattctttttaaattattttaaattttttattcattatttatataataaatatttaataaaaattaaaaataatatggagtgtggaggttgtatgaatagtaggaagttgagtagattttttgtttatgCAATCATAACATGCGCGAGTATTGCATCATAGGACTAAATATCATAATTTGGTCAAAGTCTGATCAAAAGAATATATGCACATATATTACGTTCCGAATTAATATTATGctaataaagtatattttattcattcattttttttacataatctataatttattatgtaaagtaatacaaataattatgtatgtatatatatatatcaaaatgtaaaaattttaaaaatgtttatctaTTTAACAATTATTGATCCGcgagatatataattttaatttttttttctttttcaaccaaAACTTAGGaggtttgaataatgagttgagataaaaattaaaagttgaataaaatattgttaagatattattttttaatattattattattttgagatttgaaaaattgaattgtttattatatttgttatgaaaatttgaaaaaattataatgattaaatgagatgagttgggaggatttttgtatccaaatcgTTCTGTTATATGAGTATATTTGGTTAATGATAGTGCAACATCACggatccttttctttttttttttttcttttttttacctAAAATCATTGcacaataaataaatgcaaacatgacattttattaaaaataaattttaattttataaatttacgcTTCAATTAATATAGCAATAAGATCAAGATGGTATgttaatcattttccatatgtatgtaaagagttttgttacacaTAAATAGGTGTGTTAACAAATTACTTATAATGGCGACATAAAAATCCATATAATATAGCTATAAGAAGATGGTACATTAACCACTTGCATGTTCTATGTTGAAGTGAAACACTGTTACACTAGTATATGACGACATAAAAATACACTCTATATAGACTATAAATCTATgatgtttataattatttattaatagttttaaatatttgaatcaatagtgtatatttatttatttttctataagttCTTTTTTCTCGTTATTTACAAATAGAGAAAATCAACATATAAGATTTTGCCTTTGATAATTTGGATTTGTCGAAATATCCAAAAAGTTTTATAGGTACTTATGTAgatagaaataataattaagttaaataaaatgccaaaactAACCTCTTAATTCTTTActgttttatcttcttttttctatatCTAATTTTATCGCAGTTAATAATTGAATAAGGcaccatttaaaaaattaatcatatacttaaaaagattaaaaattaaaaattttaatacaacACTAGTACTACTACATATATGGGCACATACTCAAGGCCGTTTTCACTgatcattatataatttttgaagtatgGAGTTATATTCTTAAGATCAAGTgccattatataattattatcaaataaaaataaaatatagatttcATTAAGAATATAGTtatggttaaaaataaaaatatatattattatcaaataaaacacgttatgaaattaataaagttaactgaattaattatatatatatcttgtttgAGTTAATAGGCCGGgccttttaattttcaaactaaaatgcatggtttttattttattttatcaatttatatttttcctaattttgtGACCAATTGATTGATAAGTACTATTGAATTTCAATAAGAGTACTATAGATATGAATAACCTCATAATTGGTAATTACGCGATGATATATATTAGTCGAGTATGTGAGTGGGggacatttatttaaaataataaaaataaataattgcctcacttttgaattatttaaataaaaattaaacatttcaAAACTGAATGATTCAAGTTTTTATTAACAAAGTTGCAATCCTAtcgaacaaaaagaaaatgatatcacAGCTATAttaacttaagaaaaataatatttacagtaaTGAAGTGTCGTACTgtaatgtttttgaaaaaaataaataaatattttacttggAATGATTAGCAACGATTTCTTTTATAGCGAAtataaaatcgctggaaaataGCCTTTTTCTtattatctcatttcttttctatcAGAGTTTTTGGCTTGGATAGATTGTTGGTTCATGGCCATTGTTTTGGGTTCTCTTCGTCAGTTTTTTACTTGAAACTGCTTATTCTATAGATTTAAGTTGGTTTAGCTCGCATATAAATGATTTGAACTCCTAAGATAGATGTATGGTCCAGTTATGTTACTCTTATATGATGTCTATCTATTACCTGAGccataataaattttttctgcTAATGCATTCTcttttaacaataaatattagaaataaaCTGTTTCTCCAAAATTTAGAGTCAAACCGTGCAAAAGAATCCAGCATATATGTTATTCTCACCCGTTCACATGTACAAGGCATgttgagtatatatatactcaacATACAATTCTAcgattacgcaattcacggttgtaagtatattttctctatatccgacgcgtaatcgttttgaaaaagagtggggtccactattaaaaaattaatttttttcatgtgggtcccatgttttattcatttttttcaaaatgattacgcggcgattacgcaattcacggttgtaagtatattttctctatatatatatatatatatctgtatttgtaatcaaaacttcatttttCCGGTGGCCTTTGGCCAATGGCAATGACCATTAAcaattaaatcttaaaatatagacGAAACTGTATctattgatatttaaaattaacaaattgtatgaatttaaattataattttgttgttcattgTGGATCGACAAGtaaccaatttttcatattttttcaatactagtatatatataaactccaGTACGTCAACAAAACAGCCCAAACCCAATTGTAAAATAAGGCCATAAACGTAATATCACTCCAATTTACCAAagacaatattttcattttgtaaacCAGACTTCACTGAGAAGAGACGAGCAATGCAGTGATCCTTACTGTGAGGCTACGTGTGGTGGCGGTTTGGGTGGATCTCGACGGCGGCGCTACTGGGTTCAACGGTGGTGGGACTTCTgtgtgagagagtgagtgatgagagagagagagagaacggagagagggagaaagcaCTGTGAGAGGGGAGGAAAATACCGAGGTGGGTGGTTTGTCGTAGGCTATGCAACCGTGAGGTGGGAGGGGTGGTTCGTGGTCGGTGTCCCATGATGGAGAATATTTTTCCAGCGAGTAGCGGTTGCCAAGCCGCTGAGATATTCAAAGGTGGTTAGAAACGTGatatcgagagagagagagatagagagaatgTGTGCAGCGGCAGCGGCAGCGGCCTAAAGTGTTCTTACTGTGCTTGAACTGTGGCAACCGTAGGGTGGAGGCTTGGGCGGTGTTTTCTGTGGATTTAGATGGCTGAGGAGGTTTGCGGGATTGACGTGCATGGGAAGAAccgatgctctgtttttggttatgaaaacagaggattttcTGGGGACGTGCGTGGGTGGCCGAACATGGGTCGAGCGTCGATGGGTGGTTGTTTACAGTGGCTGTGTTGAAAAACAAAGGGCTGTTGTGCGTGGTATTGTTTTGGTTTACGGTGGGTGATGCAACCAACGGAGagaatctgagagagagaacagATAGCATGAGAGACATGGATAGAGAGAGTTTGTTGAGAGAGAACTTGAAGGGAGAAACAAGTTGAAGAGGCCTGGGGAGGTGGAACTCTGGGACGGAGAAAAAATGGGGGAGAGGGACTCGGAAGAGGTAGTTGTCGAGGAGAGGGGgggaaaaaattgaaaggatAGGGGATCCCTTACCTAAACGACGTCGTTCACCAAAGGGGCTGCCGACTGGGTAATACATGTACATTCAACGTACAGCAGCTTAAATATGAACGTGTCAATTAAATTATGTTCCAGCTGGCCATAACAGAAGTCTGATATAGATCTTCCACAACAGAAGTCTGGCCATAACAGAAGTCTGATGTTCCAGCTTAAATACCCGAGTCTTCAGTAGATAAAGATCTTCCACAACAGAAGTCTGAtatacatcaatatttaaattcaaattcaaatattctatatagataaaacatcagttcaaatAGATTTAAATTGTAATTGATAACGTCTTGAAATCTATATATACAAACTATATTACTCTGTTTTGGCATTGAGAACCAAAACAATCTATACACTTCGTAGTTTATTTCATGAATTGAATACCTTCCGGGGTCAAGAATTGAagttcaaaacttgaagtctagtATTATACATCAACACTGCAGTCTTGTAAGCCGAACCTAATGAACGATTCGGTTACCCCACAAGCAATGCCGATTGATAACCCTCCAAATCAACCCCAAACCTTACTCACACCAGTATTTTTTGATGGTTTCCATAATCCCAGCATCAAGGAGTTGGAAGAACATCTCGGACATTATCCTACTGGATATAGGTTTTGCCCAACAGATGAAGAGCTCGTTGGGtattatttggagaaaaagataTCGAACCAAAGACTGCCGGTGAGCCGGATCGTGTCGGCTAATGTATATCTTCACAGACCCGAGTGTCTTTCAGGTACTTTCGTCAATTTTAATATGAGCTAGCTACctagagattatatatatatcgtgtATTTACGTCGACCGATATGATCATCATATTCATGGGCATATATGTTTTGCTTGGAACTACTGCATCCATgcgttttttttctttctttcatgtcGCACGCGCGCATACAGGCAAGGcgtatataaatatttatatatatatatatattaacatgttttgattGCTTTTAATTTCAACATGATAGGGCAGCTATTTGCATGCAAGTCTATTTATTCCTACAATATACATGCTGTATCTATGATCTGGTCATGTTGGACCatgcaaataaacaaaaaaaacattaacCATGCGATTGAAGATGACTCTTCGTCATTGGATGCATGTGTTTGTATACTATTTTGTAAgtcattgttttattattatatttttttttataattttgttgacATATTATAGTGCAACTCAAACTCTATCTTTCCGTTCATATTCAAAGAGATATTCAAGGATTATGGACAAACGGATCATTGGTACTTTTTCACTCCAAGAAATCGAAAGTATCAAAATGGAAATCGTCCAAATCGATCAGCCAATGGTGGATATTGGAAGGCCACAGGAGCTGACAAGCCAATCATCAACTCCTACGGAAAACTAATCGGGTTTAAGAAATCATTGGTTTTCTACATAGGAAAAAATCCAAATGGTGTCAAAACAAACTGGATTATGCATGAATTTACAGTGAAGAATCCTCCTCGAAACAAAAGGGAAGCAAATGACATGAGGGTATCTTGTTTTTCATccttaaatatttcatatattctagttttctgaattttattttagtgttgacgttctttttcaaacaaatattctTGTACGTAGTAATATTGTCTTGTGTatgatttatttctttattaaaaaaaaatatttcattcttaaaTTACTAATTGACATCATTAAATTATGTATACTGTCCAGTTGGATGACTGGGTTTTGTGTAGGATTaagaagaaaatcaagaaattcTCCAGAACACGTGTTGGAGGGGATGTGGATCATAAT contains:
- the LOC108998721 gene encoding phospholipase A1-Igamma3, chloroplastic-like, whose amino-acid sequence is MASLLTPLNQSISTLRPRSPGLLPRHNLIKTQNLGLPEKPFSPNYKPAIGTKCSTVSSLILELDEPSTLVFEEQDRPLCEIWKEIQGNNDWEGLLDPMNSHLRQEIIRYGEFAQACYDSFDFDPHSKYCGTCKYRGANFFEKLDMADKGYKISRYLYATSNINLPNFFQKSKMSSVWSTHANWMGYVAVTTDEEEIKRLGRREIVIAWRGTVTFLEWVCDLKDILHPANFRGDPSIKIESGFYDLYTKKEENCKYCSFSAREQVLAEIKRLLDYYRGEEISITVTGHSLGAALAILSAYDIAEMKLNIVRDGTGFATKIPITVYSFSGPRVGNLKFKERCDELGVKVLRVTNVHDKVPTVPGIIANEKFQFQKYVEDAMSFPWSYAHVGVELALDHTQSPYLKTNNDLGCAHNLEVHLHLVDGYHGKGQEFRLATKRDIALVNKCCDFLRTEYGVPPYWRQDENKGMVRNGEGRWILPERPRLEAHPPDTAHHLEQALKIATSDEICD
- the LOC108998684 gene encoding NAC transcription factor 32-like encodes the protein MPIDNPPNQPQTLLTPVFFDGFHNPSIKELEEHLGHYPTGYRFCPTDEELVGYYLEKKISNQRLPVSRIVSANVYLHRPECLSEIFKDYGQTDHWYFFTPRNRKYQNGNRPNRSANGGYWKATGADKPIINSYGKLIGFKKSLVFYIGKNPNGVKTNWIMHEFTVKNPPRNKREANDMRLDDWVLCRIKKKIKKFSRTRVGGDVDHNETSILDDSENNDQTPSGLENAINIDPEPMAIAHDQFNSNLHDDQYHEGALVDPAQMVQPAIDCSPPAPLVDYTENVFEPVWNPTSPDSENFKYLQDLDFDYTDTLFADNLRLPDQNNVPFKRLKMYV